The Acipenser ruthenus chromosome 37, fAciRut3.2 maternal haplotype, whole genome shotgun sequence genome has a window encoding:
- the LOC117397830 gene encoding ankyrin repeat domain-containing protein 39 translates to MASDGRPDCSCCSHGSAAPHSVQQTLDEMDFERGIWSAAVDGDLDRVRTFLLKGTDPNTVDRAGYTALHYASRAGCLAVCELLLEHGACANSQTRGGATPLHRAAYRGHLGVVRLLLSQGAEPGTCDDDGSTPLHKAAGQGRVEVCEVLLQRCPELRNLQDKRTRTPWELAEDREGLRDLLKPHSEQADTQPLRAALSPD, encoded by the exons ATGGCTTCCGATGGCCGGCCGGACTGCAGCTGCTGCTCCCACGGCTCCGCGGCTCCACACAGCGTCCAGCAGACCCTGGACGAGATGGACTTTGAGAGAG GTATCTGGTCAGCAGCAGTGGACGGAGACCTGGACAGAGTGAGGACTTTCCTCCTCAAGGGGACAGACCCAAACACAGTGGACAGAGCAGGATACACTGCCCTG CACTATGCGAGTCGTGCTGGCTGTCTGGCCGTGTGTGAGCTGCTGCTGGAACACGGAGCCTGTGCCAACTCCCAGACGAGGGGCGGAGCCACCCCCCTGCACCGCGCCGCCTACAGAGGGCACCTGGGCGTGGTCAGATTGCTGCTGTCACAAGGGGCGGAGCCAGGCACCTGTGACGATGACGGCTCCACCCCTTTACACAAG GCTGCGGGGCAGGGGCGGGTGGAGGTGTGCGAGGTGTTGCTCCAGCGCTGTCCCGAACTTCGAAACCTGCAGGACAAGAGGACCAGGACACCCTGGGAGCTAGCGGAAGACCGCGAGGGACTGCGAGACCTGCTCAAACCACACAGCGAGCAAGCAGACACCCAGCCTCTCCGTGCTGCACTGTCTCCTGACTGA
- the LOC117968927 gene encoding progonadoliberin-1-like, which produces MPVVQVIPAQGVLWHKAGGWRVVRTQYKQQAHSRSTLFTALHTAQEKSMAVNRGAFVWLLLSLTAVSEVCYGQHWSYGLRPGGKREAESLLDTLQEIADIEKLDTGDHSECALSSQRSQLSGLKGVLARLVDGESSRKKI; this is translated from the exons ATGCCTGTTGTGCAGGTAATCCCAGCCCAGGGGGTCTTGTGgcacaaggctgggggctggagGGTGGTCCGCACACAATATAAACAGCAGGCACACAGCAGATCAACACTTTTCACAGCACTCCACACAGCCCAAGAGAAAAG CATGGCAGTGAACAGGGGTGCCTTCGTGTGGCTGCTGCTCTCTCTGACGGCCGTGTCGGAGGTCTGCTACGGCCAGCACTGGTCATACGGGCTGCGGCCAGGCGGAAAGAGAGAGGCGGAGAGCCTGCTGGACACCCTGCAAGAG ATTGCTGACATAGAGAAGCTGGACACTGGAGATCACTCAGAGTGCGCTCTGAGCTCCCAGCGCAGCCAACTCAGCGGCCTAAAGGGGGTGCTG GCACGTCTGGTTGACGGAGAATCTTCAAGAAAAAAGATTTAG
- the LOC117397832 gene encoding BTB/POZ domain-containing protein KCTD9 isoform X2 has translation MRRVTLFVNGTSKSGKVVAVYGTLADLLSVASSKLGIRASALYNGKGGLIDDIALIRDDDVLYVSEGDSFIDPQEDVKTAEEPSGANTDWLTLNIGGRCFTTTRTTLVNKEPDSMLAHMFQDRELWGNKQDPRGAYLIDRSPEYFEPILNYLRHGQLIVNEGINLLGVLEEARFFGIEQLAEQLEVAIKNSQPPEDHSPISRKEFVRFLLATPTKSELRCQGLNFSGADLSRLDLRYINFKMANLSRCNLTHANLCCANLERADLSGANLEGANLQGVKMLCSNAEGASLRGCNFEDPSGLKANLEGANLKNVDMEGSQMTGINLRVATLKNAKLKNCNLRGATLAGTDLENCDLSGCDLQEANLRGSNVKGAIFEEMLTPLHMSQSVR, from the exons atgaggaggGTAACGCTTTTCGTGAACGGAACTTCCAAAAGTGGCAAG GTAGTTGCAGTCTATGGGACCCTGGCAGACTTGCTGTCCGTTGCCAGCAGCAAACTGGGAATACGTGCCTCCGCCCTGTACAACGGGAAAGGGGGGCTCATCGATGACATCGCCCTCATCAG AGATGATGACGTGCTGTATGTTTCTGAAGGAGACTCTTTCATAG ACCCCCAGGAGGACGTGAAGACTGCGGAAGAGCCGTCGGGTGCAAACACAGACTGGCTGACTCTAAACATCGGGGGCCGGTGCTTCACAACCACGCG GACCACCTTGGTGAACAAGGAGCCGGACAGCATGCTGGCCCACATGTTCCAAGACAGAG AACTGTGGGGGAACAAGCAAGACCCCCGGGGAGCTTACCTGATTGACCGCAGCCCTGAATACTTTGAGCCCATCCTCAACTACCTGCGGCACGGGCAGCTGATCGTCAACGAGGGCATCAACCTGCTGG GAGTGTTGGAAGAGGCACGGTTCTTTGGGATCGAACAGCTGGCAGAACAGTTGGAGGTTGCGATCAAG AATTCCCAGCCTCCGGAAGACCACTCCCCCATCTCGCGGAAGGAGTTTGTGCGCTTCCTGCTGGCCACGCCCACCAAGTCTGAGCTGCGCTGCCAG ggtttgAATTTCAGCGGTGCAGACCTGTCCCGGCTTGACCTGCGCTACATCAATTTCAAGATGGCCAACCTGAGCCGCTGCAACCTGACCCACGCCAACCTGTGCTGCGCCAACCTGGAGAGAGCGGACCTGTCCGGAGCAAACCTGGAG GGTGCTAACCTGCAGGGGGTGAAGATGCTGTGCTCCAATGCAGAGGGCGCTTCTCTCCGGGGCTGCAACTTCGAGGACCCCTCGGGGCTCAAGGCCAACCTGGAAG GCGCCAATCTGAAGAATGTGGACATGGAGGGCAGCCAGATGACTGGCATCAACCTGCGAGTGGCCACTCTGAAGAACGCCAAGCTAAAGAACTGCAACCTGCGGGGTGCCACGCTGGCAGGGACTGACCTGGAG AACTGCGACCTGTCTGGCTGTGACCTGCAGGAGGCAAACCTGAGAGGCTCCAACGTGAAGGGGGCCATCTTTGAGGAGATGCTGACACCACTGCACATGTCTCAGAGCGTCAGATAA
- the LOC117397832 gene encoding BTB/POZ domain-containing protein KCTD9 isoform X1, which translates to MRRVTLFVNGTSKSGKVVAVYGTLADLLSVASSKLGIRASALYNGKGGLIDDIALIRDDDVLYVSEGDSFIDPQEDVKTAEEPSGANTDWLTLNIGGRCFTTTRTTLVNKEPDSMLAHMFQDRGGSLVASSLSQTRAFKGILLLFSPPALPCFLSPSELWGNKQDPRGAYLIDRSPEYFEPILNYLRHGQLIVNEGINLLGVLEEARFFGIEQLAEQLEVAIKNSQPPEDHSPISRKEFVRFLLATPTKSELRCQGLNFSGADLSRLDLRYINFKMANLSRCNLTHANLCCANLERADLSGANLEGANLQGVKMLCSNAEGASLRGCNFEDPSGLKANLEGANLKNVDMEGSQMTGINLRVATLKNAKLKNCNLRGATLAGTDLENCDLSGCDLQEANLRGSNVKGAIFEEMLTPLHMSQSVR; encoded by the exons atgaggaggGTAACGCTTTTCGTGAACGGAACTTCCAAAAGTGGCAAG GTAGTTGCAGTCTATGGGACCCTGGCAGACTTGCTGTCCGTTGCCAGCAGCAAACTGGGAATACGTGCCTCCGCCCTGTACAACGGGAAAGGGGGGCTCATCGATGACATCGCCCTCATCAG AGATGATGACGTGCTGTATGTTTCTGAAGGAGACTCTTTCATAG ACCCCCAGGAGGACGTGAAGACTGCGGAAGAGCCGTCGGGTGCAAACACAGACTGGCTGACTCTAAACATCGGGGGCCGGTGCTTCACAACCACGCG GACCACCTTGGTGAACAAGGAGCCGGACAGCATGCTGGCCCACATGTTCCAAGACAGAGGTGGGTCTCTCGTCGCCTCTTCACTGTCACAAACCAGAGCCTTCAAAGGGATACTCCTCCTGTTCTCACCCCCTGCTCTCCCCTGCTTCCTCTCTCCCTCAGAACTGTGGGGGAACAAGCAAGACCCCCGGGGAGCTTACCTGATTGACCGCAGCCCTGAATACTTTGAGCCCATCCTCAACTACCTGCGGCACGGGCAGCTGATCGTCAACGAGGGCATCAACCTGCTGG GAGTGTTGGAAGAGGCACGGTTCTTTGGGATCGAACAGCTGGCAGAACAGTTGGAGGTTGCGATCAAG AATTCCCAGCCTCCGGAAGACCACTCCCCCATCTCGCGGAAGGAGTTTGTGCGCTTCCTGCTGGCCACGCCCACCAAGTCTGAGCTGCGCTGCCAG ggtttgAATTTCAGCGGTGCAGACCTGTCCCGGCTTGACCTGCGCTACATCAATTTCAAGATGGCCAACCTGAGCCGCTGCAACCTGACCCACGCCAACCTGTGCTGCGCCAACCTGGAGAGAGCGGACCTGTCCGGAGCAAACCTGGAG GGTGCTAACCTGCAGGGGGTGAAGATGCTGTGCTCCAATGCAGAGGGCGCTTCTCTCCGGGGCTGCAACTTCGAGGACCCCTCGGGGCTCAAGGCCAACCTGGAAG GCGCCAATCTGAAGAATGTGGACATGGAGGGCAGCCAGATGACTGGCATCAACCTGCGAGTGGCCACTCTGAAGAACGCCAAGCTAAAGAACTGCAACCTGCGGGGTGCCACGCTGGCAGGGACTGACCTGGAG AACTGCGACCTGTCTGGCTGTGACCTGCAGGAGGCAAACCTGAGAGGCTCCAACGTGAAGGGGGCCATCTTTGAGGAGATGCTGACACCACTGCACATGTCTCAGAGCGTCAGATAA
- the LOC117397964 gene encoding beta-centractin, translated as MESYDIIANQPVVIDNGSGVVKAGFAGDQIPKYCFPNYVGRPKHVRVMAGALEGDLFIGPKAEEHRGLLSVRYPMEHGIVRDWNDMERIWQYVYSKDQLQTFSEEHPVLLTEAPLNPSKNRERAAEVFFETFNVPALFISMQAVLSLYATGRTTGVVLDAGDGVTHAVPIYEGFAMPHSIMRVDIAGRDVSRYLRLLLRKEGYDFHTSAEFEVVRTIKERACYLSINPQKDETLETEKAQYTLPDGSTLDIGPSRFRAPELLFRPDLIGDESEGIHEVLAFSIQKSDLDLRRTLFSNIVLSGGSTLFKGFGDRLLSEVKKLAPKDVKIKISAPQERLYSTWIGGSILASLDTFKKMWVSKKEYEEDGARAIHRKTF; from the exons ATGGAGTCGTATGACATCATAGCCAACCAGCCCGTTGTGATTGATAAT GGATCTGGGGTTGTCAAAGCCGGGTTTGCAGGAGATCAGATCCCCAAATACTGCTTCCCAAACTA TGTGGGACGTCCCAAACATGTGCGGGTGATGGCGGGAGCTCTGGAGGGGGACCTCTTCATCGGACCCAAAGCTGAG GAGCACAGGGGGCTGCTCTCAGTGCGCTATCCCATGGAGCACGGTATTGTGAGGGACTGGAACGACATGGAGCGAATCTGGCAGTACGTCTACTCCAAGGACCAGCTGCAGACCTTCTCTGAGGAG CATCCTGTGCTGCTGACGGAAGCCCCTCTGAACCCCAGTAAGAACCGCGAGCGCGCGGCCGAGGTGTTCTTCGAAACCTTCAACGTGCCGGCGCTCTTCATCTCCATGCAAGCCGTGCTGAGCCT GTACGCCACGGGCCGGACCACGGGCGTGGTGCTGGACGCGGGCGACGGCGTGACCCACGCGGTGCCCATCTACGAGGGCTTCGCCATGCCACACTCCATCATGCGCGTGGACATCGCCGGGAGGGACGTGTCCCGCTACCTGCGCCTGCTCCTGCGCAAGGAGGGCTACGACTTCCACACCTCGGCAGAGTTCGAGGTGGTGCGCACCATCAAAGAG AGGGCGTGCTACTTGTCGATCAACCCCCAGAAGGACGAGACGCTGGAGACAGAAAAGGCTCAGTATACTCTACCGGACGGCAGCACTCTCgat ATCGGCCCATCTCGGTTCCGGGCTCCGGAGCTGTTGTTCCGTCCGGACCTGATTGGAGACGAGAGCGAGGGGATCCACGAGGTGCTGGCCTTCTCCATCCAGAAATCGGACCTGGACCTGCGGCGCACCCTCTTCTCAAACATCGTGCTGTCCGGGGGCTCCACGCTCTTCAAAG GCTTCGGTGATCGGCTGTTAAGTGAAGTGAAGAAGCTGGCACCCAAAGATGTTAAAATAAAG ATCTCCGCGCCTCAGGAGCGATTGTACTCCACGTGGATCGG gGGCTCCATCCTGGCTTCTCTGGACACCTTCAAGAAGATGTGGGTCTCCAAGAAAGAATACGAAGAGGACGGAGCCCGGGCTATACACAGGAAGACCTTTTAG
- the LOC117962427 gene encoding E3 ubiquitin-protein ligase MARCHF5-like: protein MASVDEASEKHCWVCFATEREDLVAEWVSPCRCKGCTKWIHQACLQRWLDEKQKGNGAGGVSCPQCGTEYRIVFPKLGPLVYFLQQVDRALSRISPFAAAGVVVGTVYWSAVTYGAVTVMQVVGHKKGLDVMERADPLFLLMGLPTIPVMLVLGKMIRWEDYLLRLWQKHSGKLQLLSGLVPGIGRPVPRVPAEVGGGYASDHLSVSRTLCGALVFPSVASLVGRLLFRRVPSNLQRTVLGGIAFIAIKGALKVYYKQQQYLIQANRHILNYSEKEGGARGGQEEEEELGENEDSGTE from the exons ATGGCTTCTGTCGACGAGGCTTCAGAAAA GCACTGCTGGGTGTGTTTTGCTACAGAGCGTGAGGACCTGGTTGCAGAGTGGGTGAGCCCCTGCCGGTGTAAAGGCTGCACCAAGTGGATCCACCAGGCCTGTCTGCAGCGCTGGCTGGACGAGAAGCAGAAAGGCAACGGGGCCGGAGGGGTCAGCTGTCCGCAGTGCGGGACGGAGTACAGGATCGTCTTCCCCAAACTGG GCCCGTTGGTGTACTTCCTCCAGCAAGTGGACCGAGCTCTGTCCAGAATCAGTCCCTTCGCAGCGGCCGGAGTGGTTGTAGGCACTGTGTACTGGTCAGCTGTGACCTACGGAGCGGTCACTGTAATGCAG GTGGTGGGTCACAAGAAGGGTCTGGATGTGATGGAGCGGGCTGACCCCCTCTTTCTGCTCATGGGGCTCCCCACCATCCCCGTCATGCTGGTCCTGGGCAAGATGATCCGCTGGGAGGACTACCTGCTGCGACTCTGGCAGAAGCACTCGGGCAAGCTGCAGCTGCTCAGCGGCCTCGTGCCAG GTATCGGACGTCCTGTGCCGCGGGTCCCAGCCGAGGTGGGCGGAGGCTATGCCAGCGACCACCTGTCCGTGTCTCGCACCCTGTGCGGCGCCCTGGTCTTCCCCTCCGTCGCCAGCCTGGTAGGGAGGCTCCTTTTCCGAAGAGTGCCGTCCAATCTGCAGCGCACCGTGCTG GGTGGGATCGCCTTCATCGCTATCAAAGGAGCTCTGAAGGTTTATTACAAGCAGCAGCAGTACCTGATCCAGGCAAACCGGCACATCCTGAACTACTCCGAGAAAGAGGGAGGGGCGCGGGGggggcaggaggaggaggaggagctgggaGAGAACGAGGACAGCGGCACCGAATAG